CGCACGACTCGATTCGACTCGGTTCGGCCCGAAAATCACCTTCGCGGGCGGTCAGTAGCCGAGTTCCTCCAGCGCGTCTTCGACCGACGAGACGTACTCAGCCCCGAAGACGCGGACGTGTTCGAGGAGCGGGAACAGCGCGTAGACG
This portion of the Salifodinibacter halophilus genome encodes:
- a CDS encoding fructosamine kinase encodes the protein VYALFPLLEHVRVFGAEYVSSVEDALEELGY